The genome window TCATGCGCGCCAACCCGGTCGTCGAGCTCCCCGGCGACATCATGTTGATCGGACGCGTGCTCGGGCTGCTGTCGGGCATCAGCAAGCAGCTCGGCTCGGATGTGGACGTCGCGGCGGTGCTGATGCCGTACCTCGGGCGCGTGATGCTCGGGGGCGGCGAGCCCTCGTCGGCGGGGTGAGCGTCAGCCGGCCGTGCGGTCGGCGAGGATGCGCTGCCAGAGACGAGCGCAGGGTGTTGGGAGCGCCGGAAGCGCGGCCGTCACTTCCGCTTCGATGGTAGGGACGGCATCGAGCAGCTGGTCCACGTCCCAGGCGTCCTGCGGGCCTCCGGCGTAGAGCTTGAGGAGCACGAGGTCGGCAGCGGTCACGACCGGGATCAGCGTGCCGCGAAGCATCGTGGGCCGTGCACGGGTGAGGACGTCGTTCTGCCATTGGCCTCGTCCGACGATGACATCGATCTGCGAGTCTGCCGACCGTAGGCGGACGACGCCGGCGAGCGGGTCGTCGGCATCGCCGCGTCGAATGTCGACATCGACCCCGTCCGCAACGAGCGCTTGCCATGGCGCGGGCTCCAAGCAGCGACGGTCGGTCACGAGGAAGTCGACGTCTTCGGAGGACCGGGTGACCCCGTGTACTGCCAGGGCCGTCGCACCGATGATGGCATGACGAATCCCCTGGCGCTCCAGCAAGGCGCTCACGTCGGCGAGGGTCATCCCAGGAGCGCGTCCATGCACGCGGACGCCCGGCGCCGTGCCTGTCGCCGCCGCTCGATCAAGATGCGCGCGGTGCGTGGCTCGATTCCCGCCGCTTCGGCGAAGATCGCAACGTCTCGGCGACCGAGCTCCATTGCCTTTTCGACGCGCTCGTCGGCCGTTCGGGCGGCGGTGCGTGCGCGCCTGGCGGTGAGATCCTCCTGCGCCACCGAACGACGTCGCATGGGGCGATAGTGCCATGCGGCGCGCCGCCCAGCCAGCGATGTCTCGTGGGCGGAAGCCGGGACGGGCGCGTCCGACGCGGAACGTGCGCTCGATCTCGCGTACTACCGGGACCGAGCGCAACGAGGGAAGGCCAGGACGAAGCCGCAGCGTGACGCGCGGGTAGCGTTCGAAAGACTTCATGCGAGCCATGACGCAGCTCGGGACGATCGCAGCGCGGCTTCCGCCCCGCCCGCGCGTGTCGTCCGCGCCGACTAGTTCCACTCGTCGCCGCTCGCGGCTTCCTTCGCGGCCGCTGCCTGGTCCGCTGCCCACTTCGCGTACTGCTCGGCGGTGTCGATCGTGACGTAGCCGCGCATGCGGTAGTGGCCGAGGCCGCAGAGCTGGGCGCAGGAGATCTCGTAGCTCCATGTGTCGTCGCCCTTGCGCTTCTTCATGTCGTCGCTCGTGACGGTCGGCTCGAACCAGACCGGGGTGACGAGGCCGGGGACGGCGTCCTGCTTCACGCGCATCTCCTGGAGGCCGAAGCTGTGGATGACGTCCATGCTGGAGAGGTAGACGATCGCCGGCGTGTTCACCGGGAGGTGGAGCTGGTTCACGGTGGTGAAGTCGTCGGCCGCCGCGGGATCGTTCTTGTCGATGCCGAGCGGGTTCGCCTGGGCGTCGATCAGCTTGATGTCGGTCTTGCCGAAGACGCCGTCAGCGCCCGGATAGTGGATGTTCCAGGCGAACTGCTGGCCGACGACGCGGACGCGGGTCGCATCCTTGTCGGCCGGGAAGTTGTCGACGCGCGCGGCCCAGAGGGGCACCGAGAAGCCGAGGAGCAGGACGGCCTCGGCGATCACGACCGCGACCTCGAGGTAGCTCGACGCGTGGCTCCGCACGCCGTCGGGGTTGGCGACCGGGTTCGCGGAAGCGCGGAACCTCACGAGCGCGATCACGAAGTAGATCGCCCAGCCGGCGAACAGCACGCCCATCAGGAGGTGGATGTAGAACATGAGGCGGTCGAGATCGCCGCCGTGGGCCGATGCGAGCGCGGGGAGGAACAACAATCTCTGGATGTCCATGGCGTCCCTTTCTAGCCCTTCACGAGACGGAACATCGGGCGCGGTTGCGGATCGCGAAAACCGCGCGCGCGCCGACGGAGATGGAAGAAGAAGATCCCGAAGCCGATCTGGACGAGGACCATGACGCCGAGCAGGAACCAGACGCCCTGCTCGGCGCCCCTGGTCATCTGCGCGTTGGGGTCGCCGAAGCAGACCGAGCACGCGTCGGCGGCGCGGGCGGACAGCAGCACCAGGGCGACGACGAGCGCGGTCATTCGCCCATGCCGCGCGTCTTCACGAGGAACCAGCGGCCGTACACGAGGAGACCGACCGCCGTCGCCGCGGAGCCGCCCGCGCCGAGCAGCATCCCGCCGCCGCCTCCGGTCTTCCACTGCGCCCAGCACCACGTCCCGAAGACGACGGAGAGCGCGGTCGCGGCCGCGATGAAGACGACGTGGATGTGCTTCAGCGACATGCACGATCCTAATGGTGGGCGCTCTCGGACGCGTGCGTCCCGGAGATCGAGTTCGCGGGCATGTTCGGCGTCGTGATGTGGTCGAGGCTGGTGGCGATGGGCAGCAGGAGCAGCGCGACCGCGAAGACGCCGGTCAATGCCAGGATCAGCAGCACCACCTGCCGCTCCGAGATCAGGTGCATGAAGAAGAGCGCCACGAGCGAGGCTTTGACGGTCGCGATGAGGAG of Deltaproteobacteria bacterium contains these proteins:
- a CDS encoding nucleotidyltransferase, with translation MTLADVSALLERQGIRHAIIGATALAVHGVTRSSEDVDFLVTDRRCLEPAPWQALVADGVDVDIRRGDADDPLAGVVRLRSADSQIDVIVGRGQWQNDVLTRARPTMLRGTLIPVVTAADLVLLKLYAGGPQDAWDVDQLLDAVPTIEAEVTAALPALPTPCARLWQRILADRTAG
- a CDS encoding cytochrome C oxidase subunit IV family protein — protein: MSDSHAAHAAHDPAEIDKHVRTYIMVFATLMVLTLVTVAVSYLHLEIHEAVAIALLIATVKASLVALFFMHLISERQVVLLILALTGVFAVALLLLPIATSLDHITTPNMPANSISGTHASESAHH